In one Bacteroidales bacterium WCE2004 genomic region, the following are encoded:
- a CDS encoding Outer membrane receptor proteins, mostly Fe transport, producing MKIHLLLIPALILCINASAQNAGGRISGIVVDEAEDTPLTGASIVVKELQKGQVADIDGKFSFTNLPEATYTVLVDLIGYDQQEKTVRVEKGRTTSLLICLKEQPLSLEQATVTAKSEARKVREQAMPVSVISMKQLQGTVSDIQGILAKTVGVTVRSTGGVGSASRLSVRGLEGKRIGFFIDEAPMNDQSDFLDLNDIPVDMIDRIEIYKGVVPAKFGGSAMGGAVNIVLKEYPDHYADLSYSRESFNVNKGQAVFKRNLRGSGLVLGIGGGYTNADNSYTMESPYIKGLQIKREHDNFEKILVGGSLKAKKWWFDEVEFEPAFVQTRKQVQGIETDIRQAHTTSRAILLSNKLEKDDFFVEGLDFDMTTAAAYTEYSLVDTARFWYDWYGNAYPTPSPYGGELGNRFPTESFNRKWTLINKLNLEYLISKNHSVSLNSVFSLADGHPKDDLKEKALGKKIDFDTRMRSWVAGLAYDFHSSDDRFLNSITGRYYWYRTHTFYQNIYVSMPPEEITVNKSSFGVSDAMRYRITPAFMAKLSGGYDVRIPAENELLGDGYSIIPSEKLLPERNLSVNASLLYDVAGTHPSNLQVELGGYYMYLQDMIRYAKGLLGAQYQNFGEMRTLGAELEVKADVFPFLYLYGNVNYQDLRDVREHEEGSTLPNPTKGKRMPNIPFFMANAGLEFHRENLFGGRDQNTRLFADMAFVEEYFYDFEFTGNSKRRIPRSLTFDLGFEHSFMNQRLFISGKIKNLTDARVLSEFNQPLPGRSFAIKLRYIFR from the coding sequence ATGAAAATCCATTTATTATTGATTCCTGCATTGATATTATGCATCAATGCTTCCGCCCAGAACGCCGGCGGGCGCATCTCGGGCATCGTCGTGGACGAAGCGGAAGACACCCCGCTGACGGGCGCGTCCATCGTGGTCAAAGAACTCCAGAAAGGTCAAGTCGCGGACATAGACGGTAAATTCTCTTTCACCAACCTGCCGGAGGCGACCTACACGGTCCTCGTGGACCTGATCGGCTACGACCAGCAGGAGAAGACCGTCCGCGTCGAGAAAGGCCGGACCACCTCGCTCCTGATCTGCCTGAAAGAGCAGCCGCTCTCCCTCGAGCAGGCTACCGTCACGGCTAAGAGCGAAGCCCGCAAGGTCCGCGAGCAGGCCATGCCCGTTTCCGTGATCAGCATGAAACAGCTACAGGGCACGGTGAGCGACATCCAGGGCATCCTGGCCAAGACCGTGGGCGTGACCGTCCGCTCCACCGGCGGCGTGGGCAGTGCCTCGCGCCTGTCCGTACGCGGCCTGGAGGGCAAGCGCATCGGATTCTTCATCGACGAAGCCCCCATGAACGACCAGTCGGACTTCCTCGATCTCAACGACATCCCCGTCGACATGATCGACCGGATCGAGATCTACAAAGGCGTCGTCCCGGCCAAGTTCGGCGGTTCTGCGATGGGCGGCGCCGTCAACATCGTCCTGAAAGAATATCCGGACCACTATGCAGACCTGAGCTATAGCCGCGAGTCCTTCAACGTCAACAAGGGACAGGCGGTCTTCAAGCGCAACCTCCGCGGCTCCGGCCTGGTCCTGGGCATCGGCGGCGGTTACACCAACGCCGACAACAGCTACACGATGGAGTCGCCCTACATCAAGGGGCTGCAGATCAAGCGCGAACACGACAATTTCGAAAAGATCCTGGTCGGCGGCAGCCTGAAAGCCAAGAAATGGTGGTTCGACGAAGTCGAATTCGAACCGGCCTTCGTCCAGACCCGCAAGCAGGTACAGGGCATCGAGACGGACATCCGCCAGGCCCACACGACGTCCCGGGCGATTCTCCTTTCCAACAAGCTGGAGAAGGACGATTTCTTCGTCGAAGGCCTGGACTTCGACATGACGACGGCCGCCGCCTACACGGAATACAGCCTGGTCGATACTGCCCGTTTCTGGTATGACTGGTATGGCAATGCCTACCCCACTCCGTCCCCCTATGGCGGCGAACTGGGCAACCGTTTTCCGACGGAATCCTTCAACCGGAAATGGACGCTCATCAACAAGCTGAACCTGGAATACCTGATCTCCAAGAACCACTCCGTCAGTCTGAATTCCGTATTCAGCCTGGCCGACGGCCACCCCAAGGATGACCTCAAGGAGAAGGCGCTGGGCAAGAAGATCGACTTCGACACCCGGATGCGGAGCTGGGTCGCGGGGCTCGCCTACGATTTCCATTCGTCGGACGACCGCTTCCTCAATTCCATCACGGGCCGCTACTACTGGTACAGGACCCACACCTTCTACCAGAACATCTATGTCAGCATGCCCCCGGAGGAGATTACGGTCAACAAGTCCAGTTTCGGCGTCAGCGACGCCATGCGCTACCGCATCACGCCGGCCTTCATGGCCAAGCTTTCCGGCGGCTACGACGTGCGCATCCCGGCGGAGAACGAGCTCCTGGGTGACGGCTACAGCATCATCCCTTCGGAGAAGCTGCTGCCGGAGCGGAACCTCAGCGTCAACGCCAGCCTGCTCTATGACGTGGCAGGCACCCATCCCAGCAACCTGCAGGTCGAGCTGGGCGGCTATTACATGTATCTGCAGGACATGATCCGCTACGCGAAAGGCCTGCTGGGCGCGCAGTACCAGAACTTCGGCGAGATGCGCACCCTGGGCGCCGAGCTGGAGGTCAAGGCCGACGTCTTCCCGTTCCTGTATCTCTACGGCAACGTCAACTACCAGGACCTGCGCGACGTCCGGGAGCACGAGGAAGGGAGCACCCTCCCCAACCCCACCAAGGGCAAGCGCATGCCCAACATCCCCTTTTTCATGGCAAATGCCGGCCTGGAATTCCACCGGGAGAACCTCTTCGGCGGCAGGGACCAGAACACCCGCCTGTTCGCCGACATGGCCTTCGTGGAGGAATACTTTTATGACTTCGAATTCACGGGCAACAGCAAGCGGCGCATTCCCCGGAGCCTGACCTTCGACCTGGGTTTCGAGCACAGCTTCATGAACCAGCGGCTGTTCATCTCGGGCAAGATCAAGAACCTGACCGACGCCCGGGTCCTGTCCGAATTCAACCAGCCGCTGCCCGGCAGGAGCTTCGCCATCAAACTGCGCTACATTTTCAGATAA
- a CDS encoding putative transcriptional regulator has product MITVNLDKMLWERHMKLSELSDRIGISMTNLSLLKTGKGRAIRFTTLNKICRVLECVPGDILDYQPDPEGTEMEEDIYAED; this is encoded by the coding sequence ATGATTACGGTCAACCTCGACAAAATGCTCTGGGAGCGGCACATGAAGCTTTCGGAGCTGTCCGACAGGATCGGCATCTCGATGACCAACCTCTCCCTGTTGAAGACGGGGAAAGGCCGGGCCATCCGCTTCACCACGCTCAACAAGATCTGCCGGGTGCTGGAATGCGTCCCCGGCGACATCCTGGACTATCAACCTGACCCGGAAGGGACTGAAATGGAGGAGGATATCTATGCGGAAGATTAA
- a CDS encoding Phage integrase SAM-like domain-containing protein translates to MATEFKIRTKESKGMTSLVVRCQSRVHGIDYRLASGLEVDIQAWNKSKKSTTTLKNFRDANPVLTSKMDEIKRNLDAALRKTNPPTKEEMREIIDSVVLAEARAAQQRRKEEKKRIEAEEQKMTLNKFIANFLKEIQNGSRKTSRGTSYALGTIKAAKTALKQFEAFQKEAHREYDFNDIDMQFYYDFTAYLAKREYNINSTGKIVKQLKTIMAAAEAEGYHNSAIYKNNRFKGTRVDVDSIYLTMEDLDALMKADISELEPAAELARDIFMVGVWTAQRISDYNNIKKDDIQTIKNRWIEDIPDPDNPGQTMPVIRQNEITYINIRQQKTGAKVSIPCRAELRAILEKYNFEIPHLEDQAINRLIKQIARKAGITQPVSIETTKGGVKKQESKEKCDLVMSHTARRTGATLMYLAGVDIYDIMKITGHTTPEMLKKYIKADQLDVVQKLTDKYDYFK, encoded by the coding sequence ATGGCTACAGAATTCAAAATCCGAACGAAAGAGTCAAAGGGTATGACCTCCCTAGTTGTCCGGTGCCAGTCCCGTGTACATGGCATTGACTACCGTCTTGCTTCCGGTCTGGAGGTAGACATCCAGGCCTGGAACAAATCAAAGAAGAGTACAACCACTCTGAAGAACTTCCGAGACGCCAACCCGGTTCTTACATCTAAGATGGATGAGATCAAGAGGAACCTGGATGCAGCCCTCCGGAAGACGAATCCTCCAACCAAGGAGGAAATGCGAGAGATCATCGATTCCGTCGTCCTGGCAGAGGCACGAGCTGCCCAGCAGAGAAGAAAAGAGGAGAAGAAAAGGATCGAAGCGGAAGAGCAGAAGATGACGTTGAACAAGTTCATCGCCAATTTCCTAAAAGAGATCCAGAACGGCTCCCGCAAAACTTCCCGGGGTACGTCCTATGCTTTAGGAACCATCAAGGCGGCCAAGACTGCGCTGAAGCAGTTCGAGGCCTTTCAGAAGGAAGCGCATCGGGAGTATGACTTTAACGACATTGATATGCAGTTTTACTATGATTTCACTGCATACCTGGCTAAACGGGAATACAATATCAACTCTACCGGCAAGATAGTAAAGCAGCTAAAAACCATCATGGCCGCAGCGGAGGCAGAAGGATATCATAACTCGGCCATCTACAAGAATAACAGGTTCAAGGGCACCCGTGTCGATGTTGATTCCATCTACCTGACGATGGAGGACCTGGACGCTTTGATGAAGGCCGACATCTCGGAACTGGAGCCGGCCGCGGAGCTTGCCCGGGACATCTTTATGGTTGGTGTCTGGACCGCCCAGAGAATCTCCGACTACAACAACATCAAGAAAGACGACATCCAAACGATTAAGAACCGCTGGATTGAAGATATCCCTGACCCCGACAATCCCGGCCAAACGATGCCTGTAATTCGCCAGAATGAGATTACGTACATAAACATCAGGCAGCAGAAAACCGGTGCTAAGGTCAGCATCCCCTGTAGGGCAGAGCTGCGTGCCATCCTTGAAAAATACAACTTTGAGATTCCACATCTTGAGGACCAGGCTATCAACCGTCTTATCAAGCAGATTGCCCGGAAAGCAGGTATCACCCAGCCCGTGAGCATCGAGACCACCAAAGGCGGCGTCAAGAAGCAGGAATCCAAGGAGAAATGTGACCTCGTAATGTCGCACACAGCCAGGCGCACTGGCGCCACACTGATGTACCTTGCCGGTGTCGACATCTACGATATAATGAAAATCACCGGACACACGACTCCGGAGATGCTGAAGAAGTACATCAAGGCTGACCAGCTGGATGTGGTTCAGAAACTCACCGACAAATACGACTACTTCAAGTAG
- a CDS encoding Helix-turn-helix domain-containing protein, producing MINVEENLREICRRKGLRLSDVADRVGAGQSNLINSVKGNPKLSTLQDIADALNISVSELLTMRPEAAAGIVIIDGQTYQLSKPAAATVQLPSFTHYDTLREEIKVFIKKCVDGSEPASKMGIVETLEVFSLIYDPAASKFFLSLCYADGKTLTNIYDKFEFCDWKEGDSEEDAIWDLADVTEEIINDIEGWVPSKLQTK from the coding sequence ATGATAAATGTAGAAGAAAACCTCAGAGAGATATGCCGAAGGAAAGGCCTCCGGCTCTCCGATGTGGCCGACCGCGTAGGCGCCGGCCAGTCCAACCTGATCAACAGCGTCAAGGGCAATCCCAAGCTTTCCACCCTGCAGGACATTGCCGATGCTCTCAACATCTCCGTCTCCGAACTCCTGACAATGCGCCCCGAAGCGGCCGCTGGGATTGTCATCATCGACGGACAGACATACCAGCTCTCTAAGCCCGCAGCTGCCACCGTGCAGCTTCCTTCATTTACCCACTACGACACACTTCGTGAAGAAATCAAGGTCTTCATCAAGAAATGCGTCGATGGGTCTGAGCCTGCCTCCAAAATGGGCATCGTGGAAACTTTGGAGGTCTTTTCCCTGATATATGATCCGGCTGCTTCAAAATTCTTCCTCTCCCTCTGTTACGCCGATGGCAAGACTCTCACCAACATCTACGACAAGTTCGAATTCTGTGACTGGAAAGAAGGCGATTCCGAGGAAGATGCCATTTGGGATCTTGCAGATGTTACCGAGGAGATTATCAATGATATTGAGGGCTGGGTGCCTTCGAAGCTCCAGACAAAGTAA
- a CDS encoding 5-methylcytosine-specific restriction enzyme subunit McrC — translation MRPSLYTVVEQGRIYREGDYLEEVSLSQITMPDASFDNLQKYVKGCIRNGKEGRSLFRLSCDRHGDVIIAQNYVGVVEFSKGEQIEILPKIFTKKKDVSVTLKSYFTKLLGTVRNFPRINPGAAQLSTQRDFPIIDIFISSYITEVQSLLNKGLKSDYVSVEDSFPGIKGKVLIAKTIREKVLAPEKCVCLYSDYTPDAPINRVIKSTLQLLLGASKSTKNTSALIQLLSHFQSVSSSMNYRADLAAARKICTISREYEQILQWTEVFLTGQSFTNVEGTVRNTSIMFPMEKVFEDFIAYNMIKYSGAYSVKPQDKSCFLVVHKDAERFQLRPDVVVRKSSSPVLILDTKWKAIDENRENENYGISQADMYQLYAYGKKYKEKFGGKPHLVLLYPANENFTKPLANYDYKGDLVLDVIPFSFDKDIASQMKAIMRFAK, via the coding sequence ATGAGGCCTTCCCTATATACGGTTGTTGAGCAAGGAAGAATCTACAGAGAAGGAGACTATCTCGAAGAAGTATCTCTTTCTCAGATTACAATGCCTGACGCATCCTTTGACAATTTGCAAAAATATGTCAAAGGCTGTATCCGTAATGGGAAAGAGGGTCGTTCATTATTTAGACTTTCATGTGACCGCCATGGAGATGTTATTATCGCTCAGAATTATGTCGGCGTAGTAGAGTTTTCAAAAGGCGAGCAGATAGAAATACTCCCCAAAATCTTTACAAAGAAAAAAGATGTCTCTGTCACGCTGAAATCATACTTCACAAAGCTCTTGGGGACAGTTAGGAACTTCCCAAGAATCAATCCTGGAGCCGCACAGCTGAGCACACAGCGTGATTTCCCAATTATTGACATCTTCATTAGTTCGTATATTACCGAGGTTCAATCTCTATTAAATAAAGGGCTTAAATCTGACTATGTTTCCGTAGAGGACAGCTTCCCTGGAATCAAAGGGAAAGTTCTCATAGCCAAGACTATTAGAGAGAAAGTATTAGCTCCGGAAAAATGCGTTTGCTTGTATTCGGATTATACTCCGGATGCACCTATTAATAGAGTCATTAAAAGCACTCTTCAATTGTTATTAGGGGCATCGAAGAGCACAAAGAATACCTCTGCTCTTATTCAGCTTCTTAGCCATTTCCAAAGCGTATCTTCTTCAATGAACTATAGAGCAGATTTAGCTGCGGCAAGGAAGATCTGCACGATATCCAGAGAGTATGAACAAATCCTTCAATGGACCGAGGTGTTTTTAACAGGGCAGTCATTTACTAATGTTGAAGGAACCGTCCGTAATACGTCGATAATGTTCCCGATGGAGAAGGTTTTTGAAGACTTCATCGCATATAACATGATAAAATACTCTGGGGCATATTCAGTAAAACCTCAAGATAAGTCATGTTTTCTTGTCGTACACAAAGATGCGGAGCGTTTCCAGTTGAGACCAGATGTGGTGGTTCGAAAGTCGTCATCTCCAGTTTTGATTCTTGACACAAAATGGAAGGCTATTGATGAGAATAGAGAGAACGAGAATTACGGTATCAGTCAGGCCGACATGTATCAACTGTATGCCTATGGGAAAAAGTATAAGGAAAAATTTGGCGGGAAACCTCACTTAGTTTTGCTGTATCCGGCCAATGAGAATTTCACAAAGCCCCTGGCAAATTATGATTACAAGGGGGATTTGGTTCTCGATGTTATTCCCTTTAGCTTTGATAAGGATATCGCATCTCAGATGAAGGCAATAATGCGTTTCGCTAAATAA
- a CDS encoding 5-methylcytosine-specific restriction enzyme B has translation MKLTVDHLFDLIEQLGAGFEFHPASSETTTLKLDSVDKANKKFSISGNSYGEGRLEVLANGFKEKVPMTATDLVKESGTNRTHIINLLCYTPEFYLCRGRNTRFVWLPNDKHPSGVQGVLTEDELKAKCSTNSAALENVILYGPPGTGKTFDTKERAVKIIDGSYDPVSGPDVFKNYLDQGRIVVVTFHQSYAYEDFVEGIQVNMAAGGTGYVPKPGVFQKICKDALTAYNAKPDNPDNYVLIIDEINRGNISKVFGELITLIEPSKRLRAQDEMTVTLPYSQTSFGVPQNLFIIGTMNSADKSISVIDSALRRRFRFIDYEPDVTKLKAIGTGTSKVDIVKMLDMINRRITALLDKDHTIGHTYFMGVSTLPELAVVFRDKIIPLLQETFFNNMQEVRLVLNGGDGFTKNPANQFFVEEPKYRHKELFGKVLEEHDQKDIYVLNPLLSDDKLDKIKPAFFKAIYEKSK, from the coding sequence ATGAAACTTACGGTTGACCATTTATTTGACCTGATAGAACAACTTGGGGCAGGTTTTGAATTTCATCCTGCTTCAAGCGAGACCACCACATTAAAACTTGACAGTGTTGATAAGGCAAATAAGAAGTTTTCTATTTCTGGCAACTCTTATGGAGAAGGACGCCTCGAAGTCTTAGCAAACGGCTTCAAGGAAAAGGTTCCAATGACAGCCACAGATCTTGTCAAAGAGAGTGGCACCAACCGTACTCATATTATCAACCTGTTGTGCTACACTCCAGAGTTTTACTTATGCCGAGGTCGTAACACCCGTTTTGTGTGGCTTCCTAATGACAAACATCCTTCAGGCGTACAGGGCGTTTTAACGGAAGATGAATTGAAGGCAAAATGTAGCACCAATTCTGCTGCGCTTGAGAACGTAATTCTTTATGGCCCTCCTGGCACAGGTAAGACTTTTGACACAAAGGAGAGAGCTGTTAAAATAATCGATGGTAGTTACGATCCGGTATCAGGGCCAGATGTCTTCAAGAATTATCTGGATCAGGGTAGAATAGTTGTGGTCACTTTCCATCAGTCGTATGCCTACGAGGATTTTGTTGAAGGGATTCAGGTCAATATGGCTGCTGGCGGAACGGGGTATGTCCCCAAACCGGGCGTTTTTCAAAAAATCTGTAAGGACGCCTTAACAGCATATAATGCAAAGCCTGATAATCCTGACAATTATGTTCTTATTATCGACGAGATAAACCGCGGTAATATTTCTAAAGTATTCGGTGAACTTATTACTTTGATTGAGCCAAGCAAACGCCTTAGGGCCCAAGATGAAATGACCGTAACTCTTCCTTATTCTCAGACGAGCTTTGGCGTCCCTCAGAACTTGTTCATCATTGGGACAATGAATTCTGCTGACAAGTCTATTTCAGTAATTGATTCAGCATTACGTAGGCGTTTCCGTTTTATCGATTACGAACCTGATGTAACCAAACTCAAAGCAATCGGTACGGGAACATCTAAGGTTGACATTGTCAAAATGCTAGATATGATCAATCGAAGAATTACGGCGCTGCTTGATAAAGACCATACTATTGGGCACACGTATTTCATGGGGGTATCTACTCTTCCAGAGCTGGCAGTAGTGTTCCGCGATAAAATCATTCCTCTTTTGCAGGAGACTTTCTTTAATAACATGCAAGAAGTACGGCTTGTTTTGAATGGTGGCGACGGTTTTACGAAGAATCCAGCGAATCAATTCTTTGTAGAAGAGCCCAAGTATAGGCATAAAGAGCTATTTGGTAAGGTTCTAGAGGAACATGATCAGAAAGATATCTATGTGCTAAATCCATTGCTCAGTGACGATAAGTTAGACAAGATCAAGCCTGCGTTCTTTAAGGCTATCTATGAAAAATCGAAATGA